The Streptomyces phaeolivaceus genome has a window encoding:
- a CDS encoding IS701 family transposase, with translation MTVEQVESWSEGVAGLHARFAHRFGRSEPRERALDYLNGLVAPLEKKNGWTLSEQVGQLRPDGVQRLLNHSDWDENAVRDDVRDFVVETIGAKNAVLICDDTGFLKKGTKSAGVQRQYTGTAGRTENCQIGTFLAYASARGRALIDRELYIPVSWTDDRERCRAAGIDDEIPFATKNEHCKWMLQRAVDAGIPFAWVTADEAYGQVKHLRVWLEERRIAHVLATKVNDTVTTADGGDARVDQLVAALPRQAWKRVSGGQGAHGERIYDWARVAIRPYWENGFGHWVLARRSISDPTEIAYYVCYGSVASRLKDLVKVAAARWAVEECFQTAKGECGLDHYQVRLYRAWYRHITLAMAALAYLTAVRAAEAAKGAERTTSKTSYPSASRRSAD, from the coding sequence CTGACGGTTGAGCAGGTCGAGTCGTGGTCCGAGGGGGTGGCCGGGCTCCATGCCCGGTTCGCCCACCGTTTCGGCAGGTCGGAGCCCCGCGAGCGGGCGCTGGACTACCTGAACGGACTCGTCGCGCCGCTGGAGAAGAAGAACGGGTGGACGCTGTCCGAGCAGGTCGGGCAGCTCCGCCCGGACGGCGTCCAGCGCCTGCTCAACCACTCCGACTGGGACGAGAACGCGGTCCGCGACGATGTGCGCGACTTCGTCGTGGAGACCATCGGAGCCAAGAACGCGGTCCTGATCTGCGACGACACCGGTTTCCTGAAGAAGGGCACCAAGTCCGCCGGAGTCCAGCGGCAGTACACAGGTACCGCCGGCCGCACGGAGAACTGCCAGATCGGGACCTTCCTGGCCTACGCCTCCGCCAGGGGGCGGGCATTGATCGACCGTGAGCTCTACATCCCCGTTTCCTGGACGGATGACCGTGAGCGCTGCCGCGCAGCCGGGATCGACGACGAGATCCCCTTCGCGACCAAGAATGAGCACTGCAAGTGGATGCTGCAACGTGCCGTCGACGCAGGCATCCCGTTCGCGTGGGTCACCGCTGACGAGGCATACGGGCAGGTCAAGCACCTGCGGGTATGGCTGGAGGAACGCAGGATCGCGCACGTACTGGCCACCAAGGTCAACGACACCGTGACCACGGCGGACGGCGGCGACGCCAGGGTGGACCAGTTGGTCGCCGCCCTGCCCAGGCAAGCGTGGAAGCGGGTTTCCGGGGGCCAGGGCGCGCACGGCGAACGGATCTACGACTGGGCCCGCGTCGCCATCCGCCCGTACTGGGAGAACGGCTTCGGGCACTGGGTTCTGGCCCGCCGCAGCATCAGCGACCCCACCGAGATCGCCTACTACGTCTGCTACGGATCGGTGGCCTCCCGGCTGAAAGACCTGGTCAAGGTAGCCGCCGCGAGGTGGGCGGTGGAGGAGTGCTTCCAGACCGCCAAGGGCGAGTGCGGCCTGGACCACTACCAGGTGAGGCTCTACCGGGCCTGGTACCGCCACATCACCCTGGCCATGGCCGCCCTCGCCTACCTGACCGCCGTCCGCGCCGCAGAAGCCGCAAAAGGGGCGGAGCGGACGACGAGCAAGACCTCATACCCCTCAGCGTCCCGGAGATCCGCCGACTGA
- a CDS encoding SGM_5486 family transporter-associated protein, translated as MPVLDPNPQNGQKKMLLVFGSFLAIFVVIGIIAVIASP; from the coding sequence ATGCCAGTGCTCGACCCGAACCCCCAGAACGGCCAGAAGAAGATGCTCCTCGTCTTCGGCTCGTTCCTCGCCATCTTCGTCGTCATCGGGATCATCGCGGTCATCGCGTCACCGTGA